The genomic stretch ttggggggggggggggggctgtaaaaGAAATGTTGTCACTTGTGTTCTGTTCCTCAGCCACCTGTCTGTTTATCGGTATGTGGGGGGTTGGTTCAGCGACACCCAATACTGAGATATGTGGAACACCCTCTGCTTCCTGAGATTTTAACTTTCGTTTCTCTCCTCTGCTGTCAGGAATGGCGTCTACtgatctgaggaaaatgctggacTGTTCCATCTGTCTGAGCATTTATACAGATCCTGTGACACTGAGATGTGGACACAACTTCTGCCGGCTCTGCATACATCAGGTGTTTACGACACGGGAGGAAGATGAGACACAGGAGGAAGATGAGGATTTTGGAGTTTATTCCTGTCCTCAATGTGGAGAAGAGTATCAGGAACGGCCGGCACTGCAGAGGAACATAACATTGTGTAACATTGTGGAGAGTTTCCGCGCTGCTCAGCCAGATCAGGAAGAGACTGGAGTCTTCTGTACTTACTGTATTCACTATCCTGTACTGGCTGTTATGTCCTGTCTGATGTGTGAAGCTTCTCTGTGTGACAATcacctgagagtccacagcaagTCACCGGAACACGTCTTATGTGACCCCACCACTTCCCTGGAGAACAGGAAATGCTCTGTCCATAAGAAGATATTGGAGTATTACTGCCTTGCAGACTCTtcctgtatctgtgtgtcctgCAGGCTGGATGGAGACCACCAGGGACACAATGTGGAGACACTGGATGAGGCTTCAGAGAAGAAGAAACGGACACTAAGAAATGATCTGCAGGAACTGATCACTAAGACAGAGGAGACTGAGAAAGAAGTCCAGAGTCTGCAGGAGAACAAAAGAAAAGTCCATGAAAAGTCATCTGGTGTAACAGAGAGAGTCACTGGcctgtttagagacctcaggagacAGCTGGACGACCTGGAGAAGAGAGTCCTGAGAGAGGTCTCCAGGCAGGAGGAGCAGCTttctctggcattggctgatttcattcagcagctggaaataaagaaggccgcgctgtccaggaagatgtgtcacattgaggagctgtgtaacatgactgactcactgactgtcttacaggaatcacacacaggtgacttgtgtgacactgAGGAGGGGgataaggaggacagagagggacatGATGGGCGGGATCTGGATGTGGCTctcatctcacacacattacacaaagGGTTCTCTGATATAATAGCCGGGGTAACTGGAGGCTGCACCATACAGGAGGCTACAGACCTATTACTGGATATAAACACAGCTCATAATAATCTACATATATCAGATGACATGAATCCTATTCCGCAAAACCTGTAGATGGGAGGAGACCTGGGAGGCCGGCCTTACCCACCGCTACGACTGCACAATAGTTTGAGCTGCTGCCATGCTAATGAAGCAAGTGCAGGTAGATCGCAAGTTGCACATCGATCATGCTAGACAACTCTTAAAGCGTCAGGACTCTGAGTATCCGTTGTTGTGGACTACGGATTTCCGTGATGGGGATGCAGTGTTCAGGATTCTGCGGGTCTCTGGGTGAGGATTAAGGTGATTTGCTACtccaaggggttgattcacaatagCAAATGGCGTGCCTTatcagttaacatgccttatcagagtagtatagtgagtgctacaaacttatgcctgccaattggtaatgacgagagctccactcgtcctgccctgagcccctgcggatcCAATCACTTTTTAAAGGAGATTATTCCcaaactttgattggcccaataggctacctgtcGAGTTTCCTGTCACgtgataggcagcctattgggggCAAACAAAGTGTGagaataatgtcctttaaagtgattggatccgcaggggctcagggcaggacgagtggagctctcatcattgccaattagcaggcataagtttgtaacgCTCGATATGCTACTCTGGTAAGGCATGTGttcctctgataaggcacgctatttattatagtgaatcaacccccatgtgtGCTATGCATAACCTCAGTATATGCTGCTTGAACTAATTGTCAAGGCCTACTGTAACAACAAGTTTACTACGCTGGTGTTTTCATGCTGGGTTGAATGGATTCTTTATTATCTGTTGTATCCAATGGGACATTATGAACCGGCTATAATGAAATGCCTGAGCTGTATAAACAGacactgtaatgtaaaaaaaagtgcccctgggggtacttacctcgggagggggaaagcctctggatcctatcgaggctttccctgtccCACGATGTTCTTGCTGGGACCCTCCAAAACCGCAGCTGACAATTTGTGGTGTGGCGCAGGCGCAatagcaatatttaccttcctccggctccagcgcaggcacagtagcagctcCCCGATaggttaaggcagaaatagcagacttgactgggatcggctatttctgcctgatcctGAGCTGagagctgctactgtgcctgcgctggagccgggaaggtaaatatttacatgctcgcTGTTTGGAGGGGCCCggcaagaccaccgtgggacggagaaggacgtgggaagcctgGATAGGATCTggtggcttccccctccagaggtgagtacccccccagggtacAGGTTTTCTATAAGTTATCTTTGAGGAGGACTGATACAATCTATAAACTGTATTCAAGCATACTTTATCATCTATTCTATATTCAGCACTGTTGAGGCTATCACTATGAAATTTTGTGCGCAATTACCTCTGAGTTCTATATGATAGGAGTGTCCTGCGAGTGTGTGATTGAGAGGGGGTGGGCCTGGTTATCTCTGAGGGCTCCGATGTGGTTTTAATGGTTTTTAACTATCTGTACTCTTTGATACTTACCTTGGAAGACTGTCCACA from Hyperolius riggenbachi isolate aHypRig1 chromosome 5, aHypRig1.pri, whole genome shotgun sequence encodes the following:
- the LOC137517905 gene encoding E3 ubiquitin/ISG15 ligase TRIM25-like, whose amino-acid sequence is MASTDLRKMLDCSICLSIYTDPVTLRCGHNFCRLCIHQVFTTREEDETQEEDEDFGVYSCPQCGEEYQERPALQRNITLCNIVESFRAAQPDQEETGVFCTYCIHYPVLAVMSCLMCEASLCDNHLRVHSKSPEHVLCDPTTSLENRKCSVHKKILEYYCLADSSCICVSCRLDGDHQGHNVETLDEASEKKKRTLRNDLQELITKTEETEKEVQSLQENKRKVHEKSSGVTERVTGLFRDLRRQLDDLEKRVLREVSRQEEQLSLALADFIQQLEIKKAALSRKMCHIEELCNMTDSLTVLQESHTGDLCDTEEGDKEDREGHDGRDLDVALISHTLHKGFSDIIAGVTGGCTIQEATDLLLDINTAHNNLHISDDMNPIPQNL